Proteins encoded by one window of Brevibacterium atlanticum:
- a CDS encoding DNA polymerase III subunit gamma and tau → MSTALYRRYRPETFDEVIGQEHVTDPLKAAIERGRINHAYLFSGPRGCGKTTSARILARCLNCEKGPTPVPCGECPSCRDLANGGPGSLDVVEIDAASHNGVDDARDLRERAIYAPARDRYKVFILDEAHMVTSQGFNALLKIVEEPPPHIKFVFATTEPEKVIGTIRSRTHHYPFRLVPPEALTNYLEDLCGREEVNVAKGVLPLVVRAGGGSVRDTLSVLDQLIAGSGPDGVDYGRAIALLGYTPDSLLSDIVDAFSAGDGGGVYRAVERVIESGQDPRRFVEDLLERFRDLIVINAAPEAAHAFLPEVPPDRLERLTLQAAGFGQGELSRAADLLNEGLTEMSGATSPRLQLELICARILLPGSGRSRDAVLSRMERMERRIGMSATGVAANLPPAQAAPDQGQVPGSGQVAGQTSGQGRPAGQEPAGAAGGGNGAQAPAGQSQPTDHDDFDDIAAMAVAAESMLNDADPSAQAQESQEQPAQAEPERSTHASEPTAAPASPHTDEREQDPRRESASVPETGNQQPEANSQPADPQRQASEPTASAQAPASAPDSASASGQGETSQTEQAAAPEATSVAGSGDIGGEIEAIRRAWPSILAAVEKRSRLTRAIIAANAIPQSFSDGVVYLGFNNPGSVQGFQQRDHGAKLAAAINDVLGIQARIDVGDVGRIGGGNASGGHQGKGAAAPPMNDAGGNRGPAPSQRRPSPQEVAAVVGTREVDKPQVDHEKFWEPSGPTQGPWSSDDEEGEQPGSPSEPTPEINRPDDERAGGFEQAPAKPDNPESGGTESGIADHVDDHAAKEGAATQPHSDESDTPVEPATVADEDSAEADVPEIVVPDLSDDDFFGAPADQAPEGDGDSDSDSWQPSSSSAAPVAGPDESDSASASGESGSDSGEQGWAADGQVPHPEGEAPTDEGHATSAEVQTQSFGGSGSPYDDDSSPMEYVQPRWEEPNWHDGPDTGPPVTASADVDTTSAGSGAVDVGAVVVPPPDDDLDYPDLSDPTGDFGAEASVSSVPTSAPAQTPPPSRANESKPFKSRFAALAEKHGVHTTAPGGSDFGSAPQPNGVSGAQPSAASAPGANPYPQATGPDEDEYDPETDLDVSEAPQIGVDVIARVLGGEIIDEREV, encoded by the coding sequence GTGTCCACCGCACTGTACAGAAGATACCGCCCAGAGACCTTCGACGAGGTCATCGGTCAAGAGCATGTGACCGATCCGCTCAAGGCCGCGATCGAGCGCGGCCGCATCAACCATGCCTACCTGTTCTCCGGGCCGCGCGGGTGCGGAAAGACCACCTCGGCACGGATCCTCGCCCGGTGCCTCAACTGTGAGAAGGGGCCGACCCCGGTGCCCTGCGGTGAGTGCCCGAGCTGCCGGGACCTGGCAAACGGCGGGCCCGGTTCGCTCGACGTCGTCGAGATCGACGCGGCCAGCCACAACGGTGTCGATGATGCCCGTGACCTGCGGGAGAGGGCGATCTATGCGCCGGCCCGCGACCGGTACAAGGTGTTCATCCTCGATGAGGCGCACATGGTCACCTCGCAGGGATTCAACGCCCTGCTCAAGATCGTCGAGGAACCGCCGCCGCACATCAAGTTCGTCTTCGCGACCACCGAGCCCGAGAAGGTCATCGGCACGATCCGCTCGCGAACCCACCACTATCCCTTCCGGCTGGTCCCGCCCGAGGCGCTGACCAACTACCTCGAGGATCTGTGCGGCCGGGAAGAAGTCAACGTCGCCAAGGGTGTGCTGCCTCTGGTCGTGCGCGCCGGCGGTGGTTCCGTGCGCGACACCCTGTCCGTGCTCGACCAGCTCATCGCCGGTTCGGGACCCGACGGAGTCGACTACGGTCGAGCCATCGCGCTGCTCGGCTACACCCCGGACTCGCTGCTCTCGGACATCGTCGATGCCTTCTCCGCCGGTGACGGCGGAGGGGTCTACCGCGCCGTCGAACGCGTCATCGAATCCGGTCAGGACCCCAGGCGCTTCGTCGAGGATCTGCTCGAGCGCTTCCGCGATCTCATTGTCATCAATGCCGCCCCCGAGGCGGCCCATGCCTTCCTGCCCGAGGTGCCGCCGGACCGTTTGGAACGCCTCACCCTACAGGCCGCCGGCTTCGGGCAGGGGGAGCTCTCCCGCGCCGCGGACCTGCTCAACGAGGGACTGACCGAGATGTCGGGGGCGACCTCGCCGAGGTTGCAGCTCGAACTCATCTGCGCGCGCATTCTGCTGCCCGGGTCCGGTCGCAGCCGCGACGCCGTGCTCAGCCGCATGGAGCGGATGGAGCGACGGATCGGCATGTCGGCCACCGGTGTGGCAGCGAATCTGCCCCCGGCGCAGGCAGCGCCGGACCAGGGCCAGGTTCCGGGCTCGGGGCAGGTTGCTGGCCAGACGTCAGGTCAGGGCCGGCCTGCTGGGCAGGAACCGGCAGGTGCTGCCGGAGGCGGCAACGGAGCGCAGGCACCTGCTGGACAGTCCCAGCCGACCGATCACGACGACTTCGATGACATCGCCGCCATGGCCGTCGCCGCAGAATCGATGCTCAACGACGCCGACCCGTCGGCTCAGGCGCAGGAGTCCCAAGAGCAGCCTGCTCAGGCGGAGCCGGAGCGGTCGACTCACGCGTCCGAGCCGACGGCTGCACCAGCATCTCCGCACACCGACGAACGCGAGCAGGATCCTCGGCGCGAATCCGCTTCCGTTCCGGAGACCGGGAACCAGCAGCCCGAAGCGAACTCCCAACCGGCCGATCCGCAGCGCCAGGCGTCCGAACCGACCGCCTCCGCACAGGCCCCAGCGTCAGCACCGGACTCGGCTTCAGCCTCCGGGCAGGGGGAGACCTCGCAGACTGAGCAGGCAGCGGCACCGGAAGCCACCTCGGTGGCGGGATCGGGCGATATCGGCGGAGAGATCGAAGCGATCCGTCGCGCCTGGCCGAGCATCCTCGCCGCCGTCGAGAAGCGCAGCCGCCTCACCCGCGCGATCATCGCGGCCAACGCGATTCCGCAGTCATTCTCCGACGGGGTTGTCTACCTCGGCTTCAACAATCCCGGATCCGTCCAGGGCTTCCAGCAGCGCGACCACGGCGCCAAATTGGCCGCCGCGATCAACGACGTCCTCGGCATCCAGGCGCGCATCGACGTCGGCGATGTCGGCCGAATCGGCGGCGGAAACGCGTCCGGCGGTCATCAGGGGAAAGGGGCTGCGGCCCCGCCGATGAACGATGCCGGAGGCAACCGTGGCCCGGCACCCAGCCAGCGCCGCCCGAGCCCCCAGGAAGTCGCTGCAGTCGTCGGCACCCGCGAGGTCGACAAACCACAGGTTGACCACGAGAAGTTCTGGGAACCCAGCGGACCGACTCAAGGCCCCTGGTCCTCCGACGACGAGGAGGGAGAACAGCCGGGGTCACCCAGCGAACCGACCCCTGAGATCAACCGCCCCGACGACGAGCGCGCGGGCGGGTTCGAACAGGCTCCGGCAAAGCCGGACAACCCTGAGTCCGGCGGCACCGAGTCCGGCATCGCCGACCATGTCGACGACCACGCTGCGAAGGAAGGTGCCGCCACACAGCCGCATTCGGACGAATCGGACACACCGGTCGAGCCGGCCACCGTTGCCGACGAAGATAGCGCCGAAGCCGACGTCCCGGAGATCGTCGTGCCCGATCTCTCCGACGACGACTTCTTCGGAGCTCCCGCAGACCAGGCACCCGAGGGTGACGGCGACAGCGACTCCGACTCGTGGCAGCCATCGTCATCCTCCGCCGCGCCAGTGGCGGGCCCCGACGAGTCAGACTCGGCCTCGGCCTCAGGTGAGTCAGGCTCCGATTCCGGCGAGCAGGGCTGGGCGGCCGACGGACAGGTGCCTCACCCCGAGGGAGAGGCGCCGACCGATGAAGGACACGCGACTTCAGCGGAGGTGCAGACGCAGTCGTTCGGTGGATCAGGATCGCCGTACGACGATGACAGCTCACCGATGGAATACGTCCAACCGCGGTGGGAGGAGCCGAACTGGCACGATGGACCCGACACCGGTCCGCCGGTCACCGCTTCTGCCGATGTCGATACGACGAGCGCCGGCAGCGGAGCTGTGGACGTCGGTGCCGTGGTCGTGCCTCCACCTGACGACGACCTCGACTACCCCGACCTCAGTGACCCCACCGGCGACTTCGGGGCAGAGGCCTCGGTGTCGTCCGTGCCAACCTCGGCTCCTGCCCAGACTCCGCCGCCGAGCCGCGCGAACGAATCCAAACCCTTCAAGTCCCGCTTCGCTGCCCTCGCGGAGAAACACGGTGTCCATACGACTGCTCCGGGTGGATCCGATTTCGGATCTGCCCCGCAGCCCAACGGTGTGTCCGGGGCCCAGCCCAGCGCCGCCTCGGCGCCCGGGGCGAATCCCTACCCGCAGGCCACGGGACCGGACGAGGACGAGTATGATCCGGAAACGGACCTCGACGTCTCCGAGGCACCCCAGATCGGGGTCGACGTGATCGCACGCGTCCTCGGCGGCGAAATCATTGACGAAAGAGAAGTATGA
- the recR gene encoding recombination mediator RecR, whose amino-acid sequence MSAVYEGALQDLVEEFGKLPGIGPKSAQRLAFHILQTDSSDVTALAQALTDVKKRVRFCEICGNVSEEAECTVCQDPRRDRSMICVVEEPKDVVAIERTREYRGLYHVLGGAIDPMAGVGPDNLRIKELMTRLQNGEVTETVIATDPNLEGEATATYLVRLLGSLGVKVTRLASGLPVGGDLEYADEVTLGRAFSGRREID is encoded by the coding sequence ATGAGCGCTGTCTACGAAGGTGCCCTCCAGGATCTCGTCGAAGAGTTCGGCAAGCTTCCGGGCATCGGGCCGAAGTCGGCGCAGCGACTCGCCTTCCACATCCTCCAGACCGACTCCAGTGACGTCACCGCGCTGGCGCAGGCGCTCACCGACGTCAAGAAACGAGTGCGGTTCTGCGAGATCTGCGGCAACGTGTCCGAAGAGGCCGAATGCACGGTCTGCCAGGACCCGCGCCGCGACCGATCGATGATCTGTGTGGTCGAAGAGCCCAAGGACGTCGTCGCGATCGAACGCACCCGCGAATACCGGGGCCTCTACCACGTTCTCGGCGGCGCGATCGACCCGATGGCCGGCGTGGGACCGGACAATCTGCGGATCAAGGAACTCATGACCCGTCTGCAGAACGGCGAGGTCACGGAGACAGTCATCGCCACAGACCCCAACCTCGAGGGCGAAGCTACCGCAACCTACCTCGTCCGGCTGCTCGGCTCTCTCGGGGTGAAGGTCACCCGGCTGGCCTCGGGCCTGCCCGTCGGCGGTGACCTCGAATATGCCGATGAAGTCACTCTCGGCCGCGCATTCTCCGGCCGCCGCGAGATCGACTGA
- a CDS encoding helix-turn-helix domain-containing protein — protein MANSPALASTLFEHEGPVLREWLRPSTIRAGLARRARIVLLAADGVTNTQIAELTGSSVVTVLKWRARYEESGIAGLTDDQR, from the coding sequence ATGGCGAATTCTCCCGCTCTGGCATCAACCTTGTTCGAGCATGAGGGACCAGTGCTACGTGAGTGGTTGAGGCCGTCGACCATCAGGGCCGGGCTTGCCAGGCGAGCACGGATCGTGCTGCTGGCCGCCGACGGAGTGACGAACACTCAGATCGCTGAGTTGACGGGTTCGTCCGTGGTCACTGTTCTGAAGTGGCGGGCACGCTACGAAGAGTCGGGGATCGCTGGCCTCACTGATGACCAGCGTTAG
- a CDS encoding transposase has product MQLRRCGEVAASAARVPVVLRQIDRAYQGQELHLDMDNYATHKTAEVRQRLESHPRLHVHFTPASGSWLTLVEVWFGIIDRQANK; this is encoded by the coding sequence GTGCAACTCAGGAGGTGTGGTGAAGTCGCGGCATCGGCGGCACGAGTTCCTGTCGTTTTGCGTCAGATCGACCGGGCCTATCAGGGCCAGGAGCTACATCTGGATATGGACAATTACGCCACCCATAAAACGGCAGAAGTACGTCAGCGGTTGGAGTCCCATCCTCGGCTCCATGTTCACTTCACGCCGGCGTCGGGGTCGTGGTTGACCCTCGTGGAGGTATGGTTCGGGATCATCGATCGGCAAGCAAACAAGTGA
- a CDS encoding YeiH family protein: MNIFAAKIPSWPDWAFLLHGGTTLKDGETVAVAGLVDRLPNLVLLYLLYTAAFGVVAWVLRLRLAAFIGGFTLLFVFSLVINVLSSSAWATSYNFEAPLVALVIGLVIGNLVDVERYFGGALRTELYVKVGIVLLGATLPFTVILQAGPVALLQASVIAIATFLIIFFVAVNLFGIDKRFAATLSAGGSICGVSASIAVGSAVKARKEHVSATISIVVVWSIIAIFVLTGLSKAFGLADGVAGAWIGTSEFADAAGITAASNFGDDGIAAFTLIKVVGRDIFIGVWSLILAFIAITVWDRRDRVAAARAAGEDDREVVHERADVAQIWRRFPKFVLGFFVASILLTVVIAVSGSSAGDVISSDVVAPIKELRTWAFTFTFLSIGLTTRFRDLSSLGWRPVAAFSVGAVINIVLGFLISAVLFGHVWANIGAGS, from the coding sequence TTGAACATCTTCGCCGCGAAGATTCCCAGTTGGCCCGATTGGGCGTTCCTCCTTCACGGCGGCACGACTCTGAAGGACGGTGAAACCGTCGCGGTCGCCGGGTTGGTCGATCGACTCCCGAACCTGGTCCTGCTCTATCTTCTCTACACGGCTGCCTTCGGCGTCGTTGCGTGGGTTCTGCGTCTGCGCCTTGCCGCGTTCATCGGCGGGTTCACCCTGCTCTTCGTCTTCAGCCTGGTCATCAACGTGCTCAGCTCCTCAGCATGGGCGACCTCCTACAATTTCGAAGCACCACTGGTGGCACTCGTGATCGGATTGGTCATCGGCAATCTCGTCGATGTTGAGCGCTACTTCGGCGGCGCTCTGCGCACGGAACTCTATGTCAAGGTCGGTATCGTTCTCCTCGGAGCGACTCTGCCGTTCACCGTGATCCTGCAGGCCGGGCCGGTCGCTCTGCTCCAAGCCTCCGTGATCGCCATTGCCACATTCCTCATCATCTTCTTCGTTGCCGTCAATCTCTTCGGAATCGACAAACGATTCGCCGCGACGCTCAGCGCCGGGGGATCGATCTGCGGTGTCTCGGCGAGCATCGCGGTCGGCAGTGCGGTCAAGGCTCGCAAGGAGCATGTCTCGGCAACCATCTCGATCGTCGTCGTGTGGTCGATCATTGCGATCTTCGTCCTCACCGGCCTGAGCAAAGCGTTCGGTCTGGCCGACGGCGTGGCCGGAGCGTGGATCGGCACCTCGGAGTTCGCGGACGCGGCAGGCATCACCGCTGCCAGCAACTTCGGCGATGACGGCATCGCAGCATTCACGCTGATCAAGGTGGTGGGGCGAGACATCTTCATCGGAGTCTGGAGTCTCATCCTGGCTTTCATCGCGATCACCGTCTGGGACCGTCGCGATCGCGTGGCCGCGGCCAGGGCCGCAGGCGAGGACGACCGCGAGGTCGTGCACGAGCGGGCGGACGTCGCCCAGATCTGGCGCCGTTTCCCGAAGTTCGTACTCGGCTTCTTCGTTGCGTCGATCCTCCTGACGGTCGTCATCGCCGTCTCGGGGTCCAGTGCCGGTGATGTCATCTCCTCGGATGTGGTGGCGCCGATCAAAGAACTGAGGACGTGGGCATTCACCTTCACCTTCCTGTCGATCGGACTGACCACACGATTCCGTGATCTGTCATCGTTGGGGTGGAGGCCGGTTGCCGCCTTCAGCGTCGGCGCTGTCATCAACATCGTGCTCGGGTTCCTGATCTCGGCAGTGCTATTCGGACATGTCTGGGCGAATATCGGAGCGGGCTCGTGA
- a CDS encoding DUF2975 domain-containing protein — protein sequence MDKDLRGQGKPSSRCGARSGAAFLIAFALGIYAVYSAGMLFKGLVHAQIDVRFDFEDSGLGTIDLGGHGTTLSGLTEVTLPTGDLAVETMIFLLIAKLSFILTLIGAAIAFVPIVRSIGRGDPFAVKSIRALSALSWVFSMGILVYFVAGILGSNLASRDLGIADDVGSNTSIAQTYIILGVLGIIEILRRSFVSGRRAQQELEGLV from the coding sequence ATGGATAAGGATCTTCGAGGACAGGGGAAGCCAAGCAGCAGATGCGGAGCTCGTTCGGGAGCCGCATTCCTCATCGCATTCGCTCTCGGAATCTACGCAGTGTACTCAGCCGGCATGCTGTTCAAAGGCCTCGTCCATGCTCAGATCGATGTGCGCTTCGATTTCGAGGATTCAGGTCTTGGGACGATAGACCTCGGCGGACATGGAACCACGCTCAGCGGCCTCACCGAGGTGACGCTGCCGACGGGAGACCTCGCGGTTGAGACGATGATCTTCCTCCTCATCGCGAAGCTCTCATTCATTCTCACGCTGATCGGGGCGGCGATCGCGTTTGTCCCCATCGTCAGATCCATCGGTCGAGGAGATCCATTCGCGGTGAAGTCCATCAGAGCGCTCTCCGCACTCTCGTGGGTCTTCTCCATGGGCATCCTCGTGTACTTCGTTGCCGGGATTCTCGGGTCCAATCTCGCCTCACGCGACCTTGGGATCGCCGATGATGTCGGCTCGAACACCTCGATCGCGCAGACCTACATCATCCTCGGCGTACTCGGAATCATCGAGATCCTCCGGCGAAGCTTCGTCTCCGGTCGCCGAGCTCAACAAGAACTCGAAGGGCTCGTGTGA
- a CDS encoding helix-turn-helix domain-containing protein — MVEEFDSSRVICHLDALLTQRELSLTELSKRVGVTLANLSVLKNNRAKAVRYSTLIALCEVLDCQPGDLFTVERRPG, encoded by the coding sequence ATGGTCGAAGAATTCGACTCATCACGCGTCATCTGTCACCTCGACGCACTGCTCACACAGAGGGAACTCAGTCTCACCGAGTTGTCCAAGCGCGTCGGCGTCACCCTGGCGAACCTCTCCGTGCTCAAGAACAACCGGGCGAAGGCCGTGCGCTACTCCACTCTCATTGCCCTGTGCGAGGTCCTCGACTGCCAGCCCGGAGACCTCTTCACGGTGGAACGCCGACCCGGCTGA
- a CDS encoding aspartate kinase, with translation MSIVVQKFGGSSVADAESVKRVAKRIVEYRQAGHEVVVVVSAMGDSTDDLIDLAQQVSPMPPARELDMLLTAGERISMAVLAMAIANLGFEAQSFTGSQAGVITDEQFGKARIIDVTPGRIRSSLDEGYVAIVAGFQGVSQTAKNITTLGRGGSDTTAVALAASLDADVCEIYTDVDGVFTADPRIVPTARKIDEIGYEEMMEMAASGAKVLMLRCVEYARRYNVPVHVRSSFSRKQGTWVTDSPIPEAFRQGRGPSTPEAESETESTMEQAIISGVAHDRSEAKVTIVGVPDVPGKAAEIFKTLAKQEANIDMIVQNISTREPGKTDISFTLPMDDGAKALEALDAVKAEIGFDQVRYDDQIGKLSVVGAGMRSHPGVTATLFEALSDAQVNIDMISTSEIRISVVTRADLLDDAVRAAHAAYGLDSEDNEAVVYGGTGR, from the coding sequence GTGAGCATAGTCGTCCAGAAGTTCGGTGGGTCCTCGGTAGCCGATGCGGAATCGGTCAAGCGAGTGGCCAAACGAATTGTCGAGTACCGTCAAGCCGGCCACGAGGTAGTCGTCGTGGTGTCGGCCATGGGTGACAGTACCGACGATCTCATCGACTTGGCCCAACAGGTCTCTCCCATGCCGCCCGCCCGCGAACTCGACATGCTGCTGACCGCCGGTGAGCGCATCTCGATGGCGGTCCTGGCCATGGCGATCGCCAACCTCGGCTTCGAAGCCCAGTCCTTCACCGGTTCGCAGGCCGGCGTCATCACCGATGAGCAGTTCGGCAAGGCCCGCATCATCGACGTCACCCCCGGCCGCATCCGGTCCTCCCTCGACGAGGGATACGTCGCCATCGTCGCCGGATTCCAGGGCGTGAGCCAGACTGCGAAGAACATCACCACACTCGGCCGCGGCGGATCCGACACCACGGCCGTGGCATTGGCCGCCTCCCTCGATGCCGATGTCTGCGAGATCTACACCGACGTCGACGGCGTCTTCACCGCCGATCCGCGCATCGTGCCCACGGCACGCAAGATCGATGAGATCGGGTACGAGGAGATGATGGAGATGGCTGCCTCGGGCGCCAAGGTCCTCATGCTCCGCTGCGTCGAATACGCCCGCCGCTACAACGTGCCGGTGCATGTGCGGTCTTCATTCTCTCGCAAACAAGGAACCTGGGTGACCGATTCACCCATCCCAGAAGCCTTCCGACAGGGACGGGGACCATCGACCCCGGAAGCGGAATCAGAAACGGAGTCCACCATGGAACAGGCAATCATCTCCGGCGTCGCACATGACCGCTCGGAGGCCAAGGTCACGATCGTCGGCGTTCCCGATGTCCCGGGTAAGGCGGCCGAGATCTTCAAGACTCTGGCCAAGCAAGAGGCGAACATCGACATGATCGTCCAGAACATCTCCACCCGTGAGCCGGGCAAGACGGACATCTCCTTCACCCTGCCCATGGACGACGGCGCCAAGGCACTCGAAGCCCTCGATGCCGTCAAGGCCGAGATCGGCTTCGACCAAGTCCGCTACGACGACCAGATCGGCAAGCTCTCCGTCGTCGGCGCCGGAATGCGCTCCCACCCGGGCGTGACCGCGACCCTGTTCGAAGCGCTCAGCGACGCCCAGGTCAACATCGATATGATCTCCACCTCGGAGATCCGCATCAGCGTCGTCACCCGAGCAGACCTGCTCGACGACGCCGTCCGGGCCGCGCACGCCGCCTACGGACTCGACAGCGAAGACAACGAAGCAGTGGTGTACGGAGGTACCGGACGATGA
- a CDS encoding aspartate-semialdehyde dehydrogenase yields the protein MSVNIGVVGATGQVGGVMLDLLADDPGFEIGSLRLFASARSAGKTVDFKGQSITVEDVAEADPSGLDIALFSAGGATSRAQAERFAAAGVIVVDNSSAWRSDPEVPLVVSEVNPEALDELPKGIIANPNCTTMAAMPVLKALHAEAGLSRLIVATYQAVSGSGLSGVEELASQLEAGIPDARKLTTDGNSVTLPAPDNYVEPIAFNVLPMAGSVVDDGQNETDEEKKLRNESRKILGLPELLVAGTCVRVPVFTGHSLSIHAEFDSEISPEKATEVLGQAPGVVLDEVPTPLKAAGKNPSFVGRIRADQSAPAGKGLVLFVSNDNLRKGAALNTVQIASLLAAKLEAQAA from the coding sequence ATGAGTGTGAATATCGGAGTAGTCGGAGCAACCGGCCAGGTCGGAGGCGTGATGCTCGACCTCCTGGCCGATGACCCCGGGTTCGAGATCGGTTCCCTGCGCCTGTTCGCCTCGGCTCGTTCGGCCGGGAAGACCGTTGACTTCAAGGGCCAGTCCATCACCGTCGAAGACGTCGCCGAGGCGGATCCGTCGGGACTCGACATCGCGCTGTTCTCCGCCGGCGGAGCGACCTCGCGTGCCCAGGCCGAGCGTTTCGCCGCCGCCGGGGTCATCGTCGTCGACAATTCCTCGGCTTGGCGCTCGGACCCGGAGGTTCCGCTCGTCGTCAGCGAAGTCAACCCCGAGGCTCTCGACGAGCTGCCCAAGGGCATCATCGCGAACCCGAACTGCACGACCATGGCCGCCATGCCCGTGCTCAAGGCTCTCCACGCCGAGGCAGGGCTGTCCCGCCTCATCGTCGCGACCTATCAGGCGGTGTCCGGTTCGGGCCTGTCCGGAGTCGAGGAGCTCGCTAGTCAGCTCGAGGCCGGAATCCCCGATGCCCGGAAGCTCACCACGGACGGAAACTCTGTGACGCTGCCGGCACCGGACAACTACGTCGAACCGATCGCGTTCAACGTCCTGCCGATGGCCGGGTCGGTCGTCGACGATGGACAGAACGAGACCGACGAAGAGAAGAAGCTGCGCAACGAGAGCCGGAAGATCCTCGGTCTGCCCGAACTCCTGGTCGCCGGCACCTGCGTGCGCGTGCCCGTCTTCACCGGCCACAGCCTGAGCATCCACGCCGAGTTCGACTCGGAGATCAGCCCCGAGAAGGCCACCGAGGTGCTCGGCCAGGCTCCCGGAGTCGTCCTCGACGAGGTTCCGACCCCGCTCAAGGCCGCCGGGAAGAACCCCAGCTTCGTCGGACGCATCCGCGCGGACCAGTCGGCACCGGCCGGCAAGGGCCTCGTCCTCTTCGTGTCCAACGACAACCTGCGCAAGGGTGCAGCACTCAACACCGTGCAGATCGCCAGCCTGCTGGCTGCGAAGCTCGAGGCACAGGCCGCCTGA